The sequence TGATACCTGTTGCTAAATCAGTTTTTGTTTGCCAACCTAAATTTTTTATTTTTGATACATCTAAAAGTTTTTTAGCCACACCATCAGGTTTGGTTTTGTCAAAAGTTATTCTACCGTTAAAATCGACAACTTTTTTTATTGTTTCTGCTAATTCAAGGATACTACATTCTCTTCCAGTGCCGATGTTGAGAAAATCAGTTCCTGAATAATTCTGCATCAAAAAGATACAAGCATCTGCGAGGTCGTCAACAAACAGAAAATCTCTTACAGGATTTCCTGTCCCCCAGATTATAACCTCGCCAGAATTTGATACTTTAGCATCGTGAAATTTTTTTATCAATGATGGAACAACCTGTGCATTCAAAATATCATAATGCTGATGTGGTCCATATACATTAGGTGCAATAGCAACTATGAAATCAGTTCCGTACTGACGATTATATGACTCGCACAATTTGATACCAGCAAGTTTAGCGACAGCGTAAGGCGCACAGGTGTCTTCAAGTGCGCCCGTTAATAAATGTTCTTCTTTCATTGGTATTTGATAATTTTTTGGGTAAGCATCCGCAGAACTTAAGAATAGCAATTTTTTTACTTCGTTTAAAAATGACTGATGGATTACATTGTTTTGTATCATTAAGTTTTCATAAATAAAGTCAGCACGATAGGTATTGTTTGCAAAGACACCACCCATTTTTGCAGCTGCCAAAAATACATAGTCAGGTTTTTCTCGTTCAAAAAATGTTTTTACCTGCTCCTGCTCACAGAGGTCTAATTCGGAATGTTTCACCGTGATGATATTTGTGAACCAGTTTTTTATCAATTGTCTAACTATCGCAGAACCAACCATTCCGGTATGTCCTGCTACATAGATTTTGGCAGTTTTATTCATGGTTTTATCTGCGTAATCTGTTTTTTAATCCGTATCAATCGGAGGTTTGAATTTTTTAAGGGTTTCTCTCATCCAGTCGCCATTATATTTATAGTGAGGTGCCGAAATAATGTTACCATCCACAACCACCGGTGCATCTATATATTCTGCGCCTGCATTGATTACATCATCTTTAATACCAATATACGCTGATATTTTTTTACCTTTAACAATACCAGCTGAAATTAAAATCCATGGTCCGTGACAGATTGTAGAAATTATTTTTTTCTTTTCGTTCATTGCTTTCACAAAATCCAGCACTTCTTTTATCTGTCTTACTCTATCGGGTGCTTCATGCCCACCTGGTAAAACCACCAAATCATAATTAGATTCATTTAGTTCGTTAACATCAACAGTTGGCTTACACGGTACTCCATATTTTCCTTTAACATGTTGTTTATCTTTAACTGCCACATCCACCCTAAAACCTGCTTCCTGCAGACGATAAAATGGATAAATAAATTCTTCATCCTGAAAATTCGGTCCTGTAATAATAACAGCGCGTTTCATTTTTTCCTCCATCTAACAATTCCAGAATTTCACAATTCCAGAATTTCAGAAAAGTGAAATTCAGTTTCTATTCAGTTTTGTGTAACATATTCTTTACTGTTTCGTAAATTCGTTTTGCATCCGGTGTTGGATTTCTTAACGGTTCACACAAACATTTTGTTCTATCGTAAAGTCCAAGTGCTTTCACGGAGTTTCCTGTTGCCTGATTTAGTTGATATGCAATTGATTGCGAAGCGCCCGCTATTTCATAAGCGACATCTATAACCAATCCAAGTTTTGTTTGATTTAGTGGTTCAATTATCCGTTCATCGAGAAGAAATGGTTTTAACCAAACGATGTGGACGATATTACATTTTATGCTATCCTTTTCAAGTAATTGTGCTGCTTTTGACACTTCAAATCTTGTTGCCGATATTGGAAACAATGTTATATCTGCATTTTTTTTGATAACATCGGGTAATTCTTCCGTATTTAAATAACTGGTTCGGTGTTCGCTACAAAAAAACGGGTCATCGTGTTGCATAAAATCATTCCATGCTTGTTGATATTCATTCGGTGTCATCGGTGAACACACACGAAAACCAGGGAAATGCATATAGATGCTATGTAAAACACCAGAGTGTACAGGACCAAAGTTTTCTGCTGCAATTGCCCTCACAAATATAGGTGCAGATACGCCATGCAACTCTTTTGTTTTTGCAGCAAAAAAAATCAGAGGGCTACCATTCAGTATAAGAAAATCCTGGAATCTAATAACAAAAATTGGTCGCCGTCCTACTAACGCACATCCTACAGCAATACCTGCTCCTGCAACATCTGTCATCGGCAGTTCAACTATTCCCGGACAGTCAGGCACAGTATTGTTAACCCAGCCAACAGCAGACAAACACTCACCTAAGACCAGTCCGTTATTTTCAGTCAAATGTTTTCTTGTTATCTCTTTAATAGTTTCTGCAACAGTTTTCTGTCCCATAATTTTTCCATTGACAGTTTTATTTCATTTTCAATTTTTTTTGCCTCTTGTAAAAGCCCCAGTTTTTTTAGGTCATCTTTTACAATTTGAAATCTGTCCCACTCAGGCGGACCGTCAATACCAACGCTATTATGCCAGTAAATTCTACATGTATGGATATTCATAAAAGCCGGTAAGTTATTTTTTAATTCTTGTGTTTTTTTATAAATTGTCCAAGGATCATCCGAAATATCAACAGCCGGCATCCCCAGTGCTTTTGCCACATTGGTTACACTCCACGACCTTCTTACTTGAACAGTGGTTAAGATAGATAAATTATTATCTTCGCAAACAAACAGGACAGGTAATTTATGAGTCACTGCAAATCCCATAGCAGGATATATATAATCTTCTTCAGCAGCGCCATCTCCAAAAAAGGTTACGACTGGTTTTCCGCTTCCCAGTGCCGCACCAACTGCCTGTGGTACATTTTCACCAATTAAACCATGATGTCCAAACATAGTTATATTATTCTCGTGACATTGAATACAATTAGATCCTGCTCTACCACCACTTGTCCCCGTTGGTAACCCCAATAGTTCATCACGTAGTTTTTCAGGATCTCCGCCGAATGTTAAATAAACAGCATGACAACGATGCTGTGCAAAAATCATAAATTCAGGAATTATCAATGACATCGCCGCAGGAATTGATTCTTCGCCTGATGATAAATATAGAAAATTGGTAATAAACTTTTCTCTAAAAGCATCAATTGCGTCCAGTTCAAAATATCTGACAAGACATATCCGTCTGAAAATTTCAAGTAATATATCTTTTTCCAAAGATTTAGTGCTGTCTGAAATTATTCCAAAATTATATGACCGCATATTTTTTTACTTCGTTTCTGCAATAGTCAAGTAAATGCTGAACGCTTTCCTTGAAACTATATTTCGGTTTCCAGCCGGTTTGTTTTGTGAATTTTGTCGTGTCAGGAATTTGAAGTGTTACATCGGCGGGTCTGAACAATTTTTTATCAGGTCTTGCCGGGATTTTACAGGTTGACAGTTTTTTTAATTCTTCAAGATACTCCTCGACTTTCATAACGGTGGTTCCGCCGATATTGTATGCTTCACCAAATTCGCATTTTTTTGTCGCAACCCAGTATGATTCCATCGCATCCCTGACATCAATAATTGTTCTCACAGAATCAAGATTACCGTGCAGAAGCATTTTTTGGAGTCCTGCTTCAATTCTCGCTACCTGCATTGCAAAAGAAGTAGCAAAAAGATCTCTTCTTCTCGGATTAAGATATGCAAACATTCTGGTTCTTATGATTTTCATATTATAACTTTTGAAATATGTATAACCCATCAAATCCTGTGTAACTTTTGAGATAGCGTAAGGGCTTGCAGGATTGAAAGGGCAGGTTTCTTTTATAGGCACATTTTTTTTGTCAACCTGACCGTATACTTCCGAAGAATTTCCACAGAAAACTGTTTTCCCGTTCCTTCTTACTACAAAATTATGCGTGCCTTCTATTTCTAAACACCATATCTTTCCTTTATAAGTAGTCTCTTTAATATTCCTACCTTCTACCAATCTGGACTTTTTAGAAATTGAAAAGGTATATAAATCTCTCGCTTTTTTTATCTGCCTTTGACCAAATCTCCCCAATTTTGGATTCTTATTTTTGCACACAGTAACAAATCTTCCTGTGAACAAACATAGTTTTGTAAAAGATTCGACCAGCTTTTCGGAAACAGTGTGAAATCTTTCCCCCGTGGTATAATAATACCCATCAGAATCAATTAACCCTTTATATAAAAAATCCAAATAATAACTGTCATACTCAAAAATCCAGTCTGGAATATTTTTAGCAGCAGAGGAATGTCCTACATCATCAAAAAATTTAACAAAGTCTTTAGAACTGAAATAAATCTCATTTTTATATAGTTTGTAATTTATGCCCAGCCTATTCAGACAATTTATGGCCGACAACCGAGATTTATCTCTTTCGGGTATAGCCAAGAATACTCTGTACGAATGTTGAACGCTTTCTTCTATTAAACCAAATTTTCCGGCAATAAATCTTCCTTTTTTATTTCTAGATAATTTTAGAAAATCCGAGCGATTCAATCCTGACTTATTATTAGATTTTTTTAA comes from Elusimicrobiota bacterium and encodes:
- a CDS encoding NAD-dependent epimerase/dehydratase family protein, which encodes MNKTAKIYVAGHTGMVGSAIVRQLIKNWFTNIITVKHSELDLCEQEQVKTFFEREKPDYVFLAAAKMGGVFANNTYRADFIYENLMIQNNVIHQSFLNEVKKLLFLSSADAYPKNYQIPMKEEHLLTGALEDTCAPYAVAKLAGIKLCESYNRQYGTDFIVAIAPNVYGPHQHYDILNAQVVPSLIKKFHDAKVSNSGEVIIWGTGNPVRDFLFVDDLADACIFLMQNYSGTDFLNIGTGRECSILELAETIKKVVDFNGRITFDKTKPDGVAKKLLDVSKIKNLGWQTKTDLATGIRIAYNSFLDEIEKKEVRTSKIHNIKLCEKDTIALNRIKSVDTKIAVNIQPESYKNKVVSKPWGYEFLVFENNETSVWLLYLEKGNSTSMHCHPQKKTSLIILSGKAMSNTFLSYNYLKGGDAIIIEKGVFHFTKVLSDNGLFLLEIENPPNKTDLVRLEDRYGRVTYGYEGITEMQTQNLENYDYFYFEEPNLYKKYFHNTDRFIVTFEVFTNNNEFLQHFDLKENGLYTVCRGKLLDNENNILLDTGDTQKIDVLSTIKGLHIVEKTVLLKTITNDK
- a CDS encoding type 1 glutamine amidotransferase domain-containing protein; the encoded protein is MKRAVIITGPNFQDEEFIYPFYRLQEAGFRVDVAVKDKQHVKGKYGVPCKPTVDVNELNESNYDLVVLPGGHEAPDRVRQIKEVLDFVKAMNEKKKIISTICHGPWILISAGIVKGKKISAYIGIKDDVINAGAEYIDAPVVVDGNIISAPHYKYNGDWMRETLKKFKPPIDTD
- a CDS encoding thiamine pyrophosphate-dependent enzyme is translated as MEKDILLEIFRRICLVRYFELDAIDAFREKFITNFLYLSSGEESIPAAMSLIIPEFMIFAQHRCHAVYLTFGGDPEKLRDELLGLPTGTSGGRAGSNCIQCHENNITMFGHHGLIGENVPQAVGAALGSGKPVVTFFGDGAAEEDYIYPAMGFAVTHKLPVLFVCEDNNLSILTTVQVRRSWSVTNVAKALGMPAVDISDDPWTIYKKTQELKNNLPAFMNIHTCRIYWHNSVGIDGPPEWDRFQIVKDDLKKLGLLQEAKKIENEIKLSMEKLWDRKLLQKLLKR
- a CDS encoding GDP-mannose 4,6-dehydratase; this encodes MKKTKDRIIKKALITGITGSGGSYLADYIVENQPEVELHGISRWHSTSSLKNLEKSIDKIILHECDLTDFSSVFSILKKVKPDAIFHLASYANVRASFETPLSVINNNVMSTANLLEAIKMAKISPIIQLCSCYDKDTEVLTKRGFLKYDKIKKDDLVISIDPDTKEVSYRPIKKIIIQYYESAMKSIKGRSVDLLITPNHNIIFSKKPNGKLFFQKVKDLKAPKSRFYFPKGNYRGKMEDKIRVGNKFYSTKDVLYLTGLYIGDGYSGMSLKKSNNKSGLNRSDFLKLSRNKKGRFIAGKFGLIEESVQHSYRVFLAIPERDKSRLSAINCLNRLGINYKLYKNEIYFSSKDFVKFFDDVGHSSAAKNIPDWIFEYDSYYLDFLYKGLIDSDGYYYTTGERFHTVSEKLVESFTKLCLFTGRFVTVCKNKNPKLGRFGQRQIKKARDLYTFSISKKSRLVEGRNIKETTYKGKIWCLEIEGTHNFVVRRNGKTVFCGNSSEVYGQVDKKNVPIKETCPFNPASPYAISKVTQDLMGYTYFKSYNMKIIRTRMFAYLNPRRRDLFATSFAMQVARIEAGLQKMLLHGNLDSVRTIIDVRDAMESYWVATKKCEFGEAYNIGGTTVMKVEEYLEELKKLSTCKIPARPDKKLFRPADVTLQIPDTTKFTKQTGWKPKYSFKESVQHLLDYCRNEVKKYAVI
- a CDS encoding transketolase C-terminal domain-containing protein, with translation MGQKTVAETIKEITRKHLTENNGLVLGECLSAVGWVNNTVPDCPGIVELPMTDVAGAGIAVGCALVGRRPIFVIRFQDFLILNGSPLIFFAAKTKELHGVSAPIFVRAIAAENFGPVHSGVLHSIYMHFPGFRVCSPMTPNEYQQAWNDFMQHDDPFFCSEHRTSYLNTEELPDVIKKNADITLFPISATRFEVSKAAQLLEKDSIKCNIVHIVWLKPFLLDERIIEPLNQTKLGLVIDVAYEIAGASQSIAYQLNQATGNSVKALGLYDRTKCLCEPLRNPTPDAKRIYETVKNMLHKTE